From the Candidatus Methylomirabilota bacterium genome, the window TGTTCGCGTATCGGATCAAGCGGCCCCTGGGATCGGTGGACGTGCCGGTGGTGAACGGGATGGTGGACGTCGAGCAGGTTGCCAACGTTCTGTTCCCACTCGGCCTCGACATCGGAGGAGTTCAGCTCAACGCGGGCATCAGCTATCGTCAGTACCTCGTCTCGTTCTTCGTGAGCACGGTGGTGAGCGGTAATAACGTGATCTCAGCGAAGGCCGGCGCTGTGACGGCCGAGGTGGCGGTCACCGGCTCGGCGTCGACGGCGCTGGCCTGGCGGCTCACGCTGGACGAGGACAAGCTGGACAACTTCCGCGGGGTCCGACCGCACATCTGGGAGCTCAAGCAGATCGGCTTGAGAGCCGACGGGCATATCGTCGTCCTCGTGCTCGTGACCCTGAACCCTGAACGGGAGTTCGCGCACTTTCCGTCGAGGGTCTACGTCACGTGTGGCGCCCCGCCGTGCCCGACCCCGCCGACGGTCGAGGATGGGCCGCCGGTCCCGGTGGTCTACAGCCTGGGGCGGGTGGCGCGAGCGGTCTGGGCGCTAGTCGATGTGACGGACGGCCGCCTGCTCCACTCGACGGCGCCGTCCACGCTGACCATCAATAACGTGGTCGAGGTCACAGGGTTCAATACCTTTGTGCCGGGCGGGAGCTCCGATTTCATGATGGTCAACATCATTGTGGAACGTGTGGACGAGGAAACGGGCGCCGTCTCCTATGGGGTGGTCCAACAGAGCGCGCTTCGCTGCCTGCCGACGCAAACCTCCGCTGACGTGGAAATCCGAAGCGGCGTTCTGTCGGCGTCGCAGGTCCACCTGCGCCCCGAGCTTGCGGCCGGCGATTTCTCGCTGATGGTTCCCCCGCGTACTGTCTCGGTCATCGGCGGCTGCTTCGGGCTCGGCTTCGGGACCGTAGGAGTCAGCGCTGCCGCCCGTGTCACGCAGGACTCAGGGGTGCCGGTCCTTCCTTACGTTCAGGAGGCATTCCGAGCGACGGATGGCCCCGAGCGCGTCGTCGTGCTGCTGGAGCGCCAGACCGTGCCAGGCGCGCCGACGTTCGGGAACCCCCAGACGAGAGTCATCGCCTGGGATCCGTCCCCCGCGACCGCGCGACTCGTGCTTGCGTTTCCGGAGGCGGAGGTCGGGTCGCGGCAGATCCTCGGCATCAGCCACGATCTCGGGCTCGTCCGCAACCCGTTTCCTCCACTGATCCCCGCATCGATGTCGGTCATTCCGCTCGAGGGCACCGCGCAAGCCCAGACGTTCCCCATTTCGAGTCTGGAGTCGCGGAACTTCCGGGTCCTCAGCCCCGCGTTCCTCTATCACGTCTCGAATCTGAAGTTCCATCGGGCGCGGGATCTCGCGCGCACCGTCCTGCCGGCGACGCTCGCTACGGGCGGCAACACGTTCGGCGACCACCACGCCACGCGGCTGCCCTGATCGAGAGCAAATAGGACCCGAAAGCACGTACAATCCTCCGCCACGGAGGCTGTGCGTGCACCTGCTCTCGCTCTCCGGCTGCCGCGTCGCCTGACATGGCGCCGCCCACCGCCTTCCCGCCCGGCGCCTTCCGGCGCGAGAACGAAGAGGACGATCGCCTCTTCTACGCCTGGCCCCGGCGCGTGGTGCACCTGGACGGTGGCGCCATCGCCGCGCTGATGCGGCTCTACGAGGCGCTGGTGCCGCCGCGCGGCTGCGTGCTCGACCTGATGTCGTCCTGGCGCAGCCACCTGCCGCCTTCGTTCGCGGGCACGCTGATCGGCGTCGGGCTGAACCGGGACGAGATGCGCGAGAACCCTCAGCTCGCCCAGGCCGTCGTGCACGACCTCAACGGGGAGCCGAAGCTTCCATTCAACGACGGGGCCTTCGACGCCGCGCTGTGCGCCGTCTCGGTGCAATACCTCATCCAGCCGGTGGAGGTCTTCCAGGAGGTGCGCCGGACGCTCAAGCCGGGCGCGCCCTTCGTCGTGTCGTTCAGCAACCGTTGCTTTCCCGAGAAGGCCGTCGCGCTCTGGCGGGCGGCGAGCGACGAGCAGCACGGGGCGATCGTGGCCGCCTACTTCGACGCTTCCGGCGGGGTCGGGGAGGGCTGGAGCGAGCTCAGCGAGTACGCGCATACGCCCGCCGAGGGCGACCCGCTGTATGCTGTCTGGGCCGCGCGAGCCAGTTTCTAAGGAGACTCCCGATGTCCAGTGCCATGAACCGCCAGATCGTGCTGAAGCGCCGTCCGGCCGGTGCGCCCACGCCGTCCGACTTCGCGCTGGTCGACGCGCCCCTGCCCAAGCCCGGCGACGGCGAGATCCTGTGCCGCACCATCTACCTCTCGCTCGACCCGTACATGCGGGGGCGGATGAACGAGGGCCGATCGTACGCCAGGCCGGTCGAGCTGGGCCAGGTGATGGTGGGCGGCACGGTCGGCCAGGTGGTCGAGTCCAGGCATCCGGCCTTCGCGCCGGGGGACTTCGTCCTCGGTTACGACGGCTGGCAGGAATACGCGGTGTCGAAAGGCGTGGGGATGCGCAAGCTCGATCCGGCCCAGGCGCCCATCTCCACCGCGCTCGGCGTCCTGGGCATGCCGGGTCTGACCGCCTACGTCGGCCTCCTCGACATCGGTCGGCCGCGGCCGGGCGAGACCGTCGTCGTGTCGGCGGCGGCCGGCGCCGTCGGCTCGGCGGTGGGCCAGATCGCGAAGATCAAGGGCTGCCGCGCGGTCGGCATCGCCGGCTCTGCCGACAAGTGCGCGTACGTCGTCCGCGAGCTGGGTTTCGATGCCTGCATGAACTATAAGACCGGGGACTTCCCGTCGGCCCTGCAGGCGGCCTGCCCCTCGCGTGTGGACATCTACTTCGACAACGTGGGCGGCGACGTCCTCAAGGCGGTGCTGCGGATCATCAACGTCAACGCCCGCATTCCGCTCTGCGGGATCATCTCGCAGTACAACGCCACCGAGCCGCCGCCGGGACCGAACCTGGCCCCGCTGCTCGTCAACCGCGCCCTCATCAAGGGCTTCATCGTCTCCGACCATCTCGATCGCACCGCGGACTTCCTGGCCGAGTGCACGGGGTGGGTACGAGAAGGCCGGCTCAAGTATCGGGAGGACATCGTCGAGGGGCTCGAGCGGGCGCCGGGCGCCTTCATCGGCCTGCTCCAGGGAACGAACTTCGGCAAGCTGCTCGTCGGGGTCTCCCCCGACCCGACCAGACCCTAGGGCCGGCGGGTTCGCTCTTCGGCGCGGGTAGAGTATGCTGCCGGTCGGGGAGGGGCTCCTATGCGTTCTCGTCTGACGCTGTTCGTGGTCGCCACGCTGGTGGGCGGGTTATTGGGCTATGCCTGGAACTGGCCCGTGTTCAGCGGCATGTACAAGGGGTTCATCGCGCTCTTCACCGATCCGGGGGCGCCCCTGGCCGGCGCCGCGACGGCCGTGCTGCTCGCCTTCGTCATGGGGGTGCCGCGCATCTGCGTCCCCTGATGGACGCCGATGATCTTCACGATCGCGCCCCTGGTTCAGGAGGCGAAGACGAGACGGCGATGGATGGCGGTGCTCGGTCTGTTCACGGGCGCCCTGCTGGTGGTGCTGGGCGTGTTCGGCGCGGCGATGGCCTGGGCGGGCTCCGCCGTGGCCGCGCAGGTGACGACCCCCTGGGCGCGCGAGGCAATCGCCTCCGTCGCCCTCTCGGT encodes:
- a CDS encoding NADP-dependent oxidoreductase, whose translation is MSSAMNRQIVLKRRPAGAPTPSDFALVDAPLPKPGDGEILCRTIYLSLDPYMRGRMNEGRSYARPVELGQVMVGGTVGQVVESRHPAFAPGDFVLGYDGWQEYAVSKGVGMRKLDPAQAPISTALGVLGMPGLTAYVGLLDIGRPRPGETVVVSAAAGAVGSAVGQIAKIKGCRAVGIAGSADKCAYVVRELGFDACMNYKTGDFPSALQAACPSRVDIYFDNVGGDVLKAVLRIINVNARIPLCGIISQYNATEPPPGPNLAPLLVNRALIKGFIVSDHLDRTADFLAECTGWVREGRLKYREDIVEGLERAPGAFIGLLQGTNFGKLLVGVSPDPTRP
- a CDS encoding methyltransferase domain-containing protein, whose product is MAPPTAFPPGAFRRENEEDDRLFYAWPRRVVHLDGGAIAALMRLYEALVPPRGCVLDLMSSWRSHLPPSFAGTLIGVGLNRDEMRENPQLAQAVVHDLNGEPKLPFNDGAFDAALCAVSVQYLIQPVEVFQEVRRTLKPGAPFVVSFSNRCFPEKAVALWRAASDEQHGAIVAAYFDASGGVGEGWSELSEYAHTPAEGDPLYAVWAARASF